DNA sequence from the Candidatus Hydrogenedentota bacterium genome:
GCGCGGAACTCATCGACATCCTGTTTTCGCTCGGCGCGGTGGAGCCAAACGCCTTCATGGACTTTCTGATGAACTATCCCGGCGTGTTGCCGTCGGACCTGAAGGAATTGGAAATCGACGGGGACCTGCTCGGCAAGGTGCCGGGGGACGTGGCGCGCACGTACCGCGCGGTGCCCGTGGACCTGTACCGGGACGTGCTCACGATCGCCGCGTGTGCGCCGATCTCCGCCGATGGCGAAAAGCAGCTTGAGCAGGTAACCGGGCACAAGGTCAAGGTGCTGTTGTGTGATCCCGTTGACGTCGAAGGCGTGCTCAACCGCTACTATCCCGGAAACGGGAGCGGCGCCCAGCCCGCGTCGGATCGGGTTTCGGGCCTGTCGCAGCCCATCAAGCTGGCGCACATGGCCCACCTGGTCCGCCAGATTCAAACGTTGCCGGCGCTTCCGGAAACGGTCCACCGCGTCCGCGAGGCGATGCTCACGCCCGACAGCTCGATTTCCAGCGTGACGGATATCATCACCCTGGACCCGCCCGTGGCCGCCAAAGTGCTCAGCGTGGCGAACTCCGCCGCCTACGGCTTCACGCACAAGATCACCGACCTGACCCTGGCCGTGTCGCTGATGGGCCTGAAGGAAACCTACGCGGTTGTGCTTTCGGCCGCCGTGGTCGAGCTCGTGAACCAGATGGAAGAGTTCGACTACCGCACCTTCTGGCTGGAATCGGTCTGTTCGGCGTGCGCCGCGCGGATCGTGGCCAAGGTCAGCGGGCGGCGCCAGCTCCCGGGCGTATTCACCGCCGGCCTGCTGCACGATATAGGCCGCGCGGCGCTCTGGGAGGTCGCCCCGGAGAAGTGCAAGCGGATCGAGAACACCGTCGCCGGCCGCGCGCTGCTGGCGGCCGAACGCGAGATGGTGGGCCTTACCCACGTGGAAGCGGGGTTCGAACTGGCCCGCCACTGGGACCTGCCCGAGGAAATTGCTCAGGCCATCCGGTTTCACCACGAGCCGGAACTTGCGCCCTCGGCCCGGGAGCACGTGGCGATCGTGGCCCTGGCCGACGCCATGGTTCAGGCGTCGGGCACGCATCTGGAAGACAACCCCACCCTGTTCGACGAGTACAAGCCGTGCCTCGAGATCCTGGGGCTCGACCTGGAGAGCGCTGAGGCCATGCTCGACGAGTATCTGACCCGCCACGAGGCGGCGGTGCAGGATACCTTTGGCTGAGGCGCGTGCGGCTCGCGTCCGGGGCGCGCTGGGCCCGTGGTGGCTTGCCTTCAAGAACCTCTGCTTCCCGATCTTCTGCCAGGCGTGCCGCGTGCGTCTGCTGACGGAGGAGAACGGCTATTACTGCCCCACGTGCTGGGAGCTTGCCCGCCGCGTCGAAGCGCCCTTCTGCACCCGTTGCGGGCGCCCGCACGAGGCCATG
Encoded proteins:
- a CDS encoding HDOD domain-containing protein; the encoded protein is MAMKKRVGKLLLKAGLISQGQFDAAVQIQEETGAELIDILFSLGAVEPNAFMDFLMNYPGVLPSDLKELEIDGDLLGKVPGDVARTYRAVPVDLYRDVLTIAACAPISADGEKQLEQVTGHKVKVLLCDPVDVEGVLNRYYPGNGSGAQPASDRVSGLSQPIKLAHMAHLVRQIQTLPALPETVHRVREAMLTPDSSISSVTDIITLDPPVAAKVLSVANSAAYGFTHKITDLTLAVSLMGLKETYAVVLSAAVVELVNQMEEFDYRTFWLESVCSACAARIVAKVSGRRQLPGVFTAGLLHDIGRAALWEVAPEKCKRIENTVAGRALLAAEREMVGLTHVEAGFELARHWDLPEEIAQAIRFHHEPELAPSAREHVAIVALADAMVQASGTHLEDNPTLFDEYKPCLEILGLDLESAEAMLDEYLTRHEAAVQDTFG